Genomic segment of Proteus vulgaris:
CGTCGATGACATGGGCGCAACGGCTCAAGCGTGTTTTCAATATCGACATCGAGACCTGCAGCGGCTGCGGCGGCGCCATGAAAGTCATCGCCTGCATTGAAGACCCTATAGTGATCAAGCAGATCCTTGATCACCTGAAGCACAAAGCCGAAACCAGCGGGACCAGGGCGTTACCCGAAAGCCGGGCGCCACCGGCTGAGCTGCTCCTGGGTCTGTTTGACTGACGAGCCTGAAGGCCAACGATACCAATCAAAATGCTGCGTTCACAGCGCCGCGGCAGGGATCCGCCGTGCTGGTTGTCGGAAAAGGAGCCGCTAGTGGGAAAGAGGAGGGTAAATTTTCAGCGTTGCTGGCTCCCCGTCAGCCGGATTGGGTTGCATCGCAGGGGTGTCGAAAGAGTCAACTGCGGTCCAAAGCTGTTGGACTTGGGTGAAAAGGGCGTTTATTCTTCCTATACGTGCCGCGTTCCAGGCGGCGACTATGAGGGCTATGTCGATGCCCATGTGCGCCGGCTGGAGGCGCTACGCCGGGCCGGTATCGTCGAGCGGATCGACGCCGACCAATGGCGCATCCCCGATGATCTGGTCAGCCGTGCCGCCGCCCATGACGCCGGCCGAGACAGTCAGGCCAGCGTTCGCGTCCTTTCCCCGGTCGATCTGAACAAACAGATCGGATCGGACGGCGCGACCTGGCTGGACCGGCGGCTGATCCACGGCGAGACGGCCGACCTTGCGCCAACCGGCTTCGGGCAACAAGTCCGCGAAGCCATGGACCAGCGCCGCGAGCACCATATCGAACAGGGCGACGCCACCCGCAGCCGGGACAGCCGCGTCTTCTACCGGCGCAACCTTCTCGCCATCCTGCGGGAGCGCGAGGTAGCCGGCGTCGGATCGGATATGGCTTTGAGTAAGGGCCTGCCGTTCCGCGCCGCCACGGACGGCGAGAGCGTCAGCGGCAAGTTTACCGGAACCGTGCATCTATCGAGCGGCAAGTTCGCCGTGGTCGAGAAATCCCATGAGTTCACCCTTGTCCCGTGGCGGCCGATCATCGACCGCCAACTCGGCCGCGAGGTTATGGGCATCGTGCAGGGCGGGTCGGTGTCGTGGCAGTTAGGGCGGCAGAGGGGGCTGGAACGCTGAGTGCGCCCATGCCGCATTGCGAAGCAAAAGATAATCTGATAAAATGTAGCAATTCATATTCGTAAGCGTGGAGTAATCAGATGGGAAATTCCAAGTCAGCAGACAAGTAAGCCGCAACAACCAGTATTGTTGTTGCGGCGCTCTGTAAGGCTAGTCTCATCTGATTGCTGACGAGCAGACGTCGCCCGGTATTCCTTAATCTTAATCGAGGGTTGATTCGTCATGACCACCACACGCCCCGCGTGGGCCTATACGCTGCCGGCAGCACTGCTGCTGATGGCTCCTTTCGACATCCTCGCTTCACTGGCGATGGATATTTATCTCCCTGTCGTTCCAGCGATGCCCGGCATCCTGAACACGACGCCCGCTATGATCCAACTCACGTTGAGCCTCTATATGGTGATGCTCGGCGTGGGCCAGGTGATTTTTGGTCCGCTCTCAGACAGAATCGGGCGACGGCCAATTCTACTTGCGGGCGCAACGGCTTTCGTCATTGCGTCTCTGGGAGCAGCTTGGTCTTCAACTGCACCG
This window contains:
- a CDS encoding DUF3363 domain-containing protein; translation: MLRSQRRGRDPPCWLSEKEPLVGKRRVNFQRCWLPVSRIGLHRRGVERVNCGPKLLDLGEKGVYSSYTCRVPGGDYEGYVDAHVRRLEALRRAGIVERIDADQWRIPDDLVSRAAAHDAGRDSQASVRVLSPVDLNKQIGSDGATWLDRRLIHGETADLAPTGFGQQVREAMDQRREHHIEQGDATRSRDSRVFYRRNLLAILREREVAGVGSDMALSKGLPFRAATDGESVSGKFTGTVHLSSGKFAVVEKSHEFTLVPWRPIIDRQLGREVMGIVQGGSVSWQLGRQRGLER